From Caretta caretta isolate rCarCar2 chromosome 14, rCarCar1.hap1, whole genome shotgun sequence, the proteins below share one genomic window:
- the LOC125621465 gene encoding olfactory receptor 14A16-like — MANQTTESEFFLMGVSKNRKLQILHFMVFLAIYLAALMGNLLIITTISLDYHLHTPMYFFLKNLSFLDICFISVTIPKSFINSLMNSQAISFQGCVSQLFFFLSFIETELVFLTIMAYDRYIAICNPLHYTVIVNKTACCKLACGAWLGGGVYSALNTASTFSLPFCGSLINQFFCDIPPLLKLSCSHPHISETVLIAFGICEALCCFAFITVSYIHIFSAVLKISSVEGRLKAFSTCLPHLTVVMLFLGTGIFSYMMPTSDSAFKQYLVAVFYSVMPPLINPIIYSLRNQEIKMALGRVLRKILLQRKAMGIPF; from the coding sequence ATGGCCAATCAAACCACAGAGagtgaattctttctcatgggaGTCTCCAAGAATCGGAAGCTGCAGATTTTACACTTTATGGTCTTTCTGGCTATTTACCTAGCTGCCCTCATGGGGAATCTTCTCATCATCACAACCATAAGTCTTGACTACCACCtgcacacccccatgtacttcttcctgaaaAACCTATCCTTCTTGGATATTTGTTTCATTTCAGTCACCATCCCCAAGTCCTTCATCAACTCCCTCATGAACAGCCAGGCTATTTCTTTCCAAGGATGTGTATCtcagttgtttttctttctttcattcataGAGACAGAGCTTGTGTTCCTCACCATTATGGCTTATGACCGTTACATTGCCATCTGCAATCCTCTGCATTATACAGTAATTGTGAACAAGACAGCGTGCTGTAAGCTAGCATGTGGCGCATGGTTGGGTGGTGGTGTCTATTCTGCTTTGAACACTGCTAGCACATTTTCACTACCCTTCTGTGGGTCCCTTATCAACCAGTTCTTCTGCGATATTCCCCCATTACTGAAACTGTCTTGCTCCCATCCTCACATCAGTGAGACTGTCCTGATTGCATTTGGTATATGTGAAGCTTTATGCTGCTTTGCTTTCATAACTGTGTCTTATATTCACATTTTCTCTGCTGTGCTAAAAATCTCTTCAGTGGAGGGGCGTCTCAAAGCTTTCTCCACCTGCCTGCCTCACCTCACAGTTGTCATGTTATTCCTTGGTACCGGCATCTTTTCATACATGATGCCAACTTCTGACTCTGCATTCAAACAGTACCTGGTGGCTGTGTTTTATTCTGTGATGCCCCCGCTGATTAATCCCATCATCTATAGCTTGAGAAACCAGGAGATAAAAATGGCTCTTGGAAGAGTTTTAAGGAAGATTCTCCTTCAGAGGAAAGCAATGGGCATCCCTTTCTGA
- the LOC142069097 gene encoding olfactory receptor 6N1-like yields the protein MIGPRKWDAAHSASSLMMKPTMNRCQGNQTTITEFILLGFGTFPQLQILLFLLFLVICIVTLAGNILIIALVVADQHLHTPMYFFLGSLSCLETCYSLTILPRMLASLLTGDRTISVSGCLTQLYFFGSLAAAECSLLSVMSYDRYLAICKPLHYASLMNSRFCIKLVVGSWIGGFICMAICISMTSRITFCGPNEIDHFFCDLSPVIKLSCSDTHTVEVTAFINSSIFTLPPFLLILASYVCIISTILRIPFTTGRKKVFSTCSSHLIVVTIFYGTLVIVYLVSDSDTLRHRNKVFSVFYGVLTPLVNPLIYSLRNKEVKEAFRKAVCRFFSFPRIQIF from the exons ATGATTGGTCCTCGGAAGTGGGATGCTGCCCATTCAGCATCATCTCTGATG ATGAAACCAACAATGAACAGATGCCAGGGAAATCAAACAACCATCACAGAATTCATCCTCCTGGGATTTGGGACTTTCCCTCAACTGCAGattcttctcttcctgctgtttcTAGTGATCTGCATTGTGACTCTGGCCGGAAACATCCTCATAATTGCACTAGTTGTGgctgatcagcaccttcacacccccatgtacttcttcttGGGGAGCTTGTCCTGCTTGGAGACTTGCTACTCCTTGACCATCCTGCCCAGGATgttggccagtctcctgactggggacagaaccatttCTGTTAGTGGCTGCCTGACACAATTATATTTCTTTGGTTCTCTGGCAGCCGCTGAATGTTCTCTCTTATCTGTGATGTCCTATGATCGTTATTTAGCGATATGCAAACCTCTGCATTATGCATCCCTTATGAATAGCAGGTTCTGTATCAAGTTGGTGGTTGGGTCATGGATAGGTGGATTTATATGTATGGCCATCTGTATATCTATGACCTCACGGATAACATTCTGTGGCCCCAATGAAATTGaccatttcttttgtgatttaAGCCCAGTAATAAAACTGTCCTGCAGTGATACCCACACAGTGGAAGTTACTGCTTTCATAAATTCCTCCATTTTTACATTGCCTCCATTTCTGTTGATCCTGGCATCCTATGTTTGTATCATCTCCACCATCCTGAGAATTCCTTTCACCACTGGGAGGAAAAAGGTcttttccacctgctcctctcacctcattgtggtgaCAATTTTCTACGGGACACTAGTCATTGTGTATTTGGTGTCAGACTCTGATACACTGAGGCACCGGAACAAAGTGTTCTCTGTCTTCTATGGAGTCCTGACTCCATTGGTCAACCCCCTGAtatacagcctgagaaacaaggaGGTGAAGGAAGCCTTCAGAAAAGCTGtctgtagatttttttctttcccaagaATACAGATATTTtaa
- the LOC125621464 gene encoding LOW QUALITY PROTEIN: olfactory receptor 10A7 (The sequence of the model RefSeq protein was modified relative to this genomic sequence to represent the inferred CDS: inserted 1 base in 1 codon) encodes MADTDWGNQTSITEFILLGFGNLPQLQVLLFLLFLVIYIVTTAGNILVVALVAADQHLHTPMYFFLGNLSCLETCYTSALLPRMLAGLVTGDRTISVGGCVAQLDFFGSLVAVECCLLSVMFYDRYLAICKPLHYAALMNGRLRCWLAAGSWVSGFVACTITTCWISQMIXCGPNEIDHLFCDYTPLVKLSCNDTSLMALVNFLFSSILTLPPFILTLASYMCVIATIQIISSTTGRQKAFSTCSSHLIVVTLYYGTLIIVYLLPDTNSLRDLHNVFSLFYTALTPLVNPLIYSLRNKEVKVALRKAVSEIMNFMTNSKLFCM; translated from the exons ATGGCAGATACAGATTGGGGAAATCAAACTTCCATCACAGAATTCATCCTCCTAGGATTCGGGAATCTCCCTCAACTGCAGgttcttctcttcctgctgtttcTAGTGATCTACATTGTGACCACGGCCGGGAACATCCTCGTCGTTGCACTAGTTGCGgctgatcagcaccttcacacccccatgtacttcttcctggggaacttgtcctgcttggagacctgctacacctcCGCCCTCCTGCCCAGGATGCTGGCCGGTCTCGtgactggggacagaaccatttCTGTCGGTGGCTGTGTTGCGCAACTTGATTTCTTTGGTTCTCTGGTAGCTGTGGAATGTTGTCTCTTATCAGTGATGTTTTATGATCGTTATTTAGCGATATGCAAACCACTGCATTATGCAGCCCTTATGAATGGCAGGCTCCGCTGCTGGTTGGCAGCTGGGTCTTGGGTAAGCGGTTTTGTGGCTTGCACCATCACTACATGTTGGATATCACAAATGA TTTGTGGCCCCaatgaaattgaccatttattttgTGATTACACCCCATTAGTAAAACTGTCCTGCAATGACACCAGCCTGATGGCTCTTGTGAACTTCCTGTTCTCCTCCATATTAACACTGCCTCCCTTTATATTAACCCTGGCATCCTACATGTGTGTCATTGCCACCATCCAGATAATTTCTTCCACAACTGGGAGGCAAAAGGCattttccacctgctcctctcacctcattgtggtTACACTCTACTATGGGACACTAATCATTGTCTATCTGCTACCAGACACCAACTCCTTGAGAGACCTGCACAACGTGTTCTCTCTCTTCTACACTGCCCTGACTCCCCTGGTCaatcccctcatctacagcctgagaaacaaagaggtcAAGGTGGCCTTGAGAAAAGCTGTTAGTGAAATTATGAATTTCATGACAAATAGCAAACTATTTTGTATGTAA